In the Dreissena polymorpha isolate Duluth1 unplaced genomic scaffold, UMN_Dpol_1.0 chrUn004, whole genome shotgun sequence genome, one interval contains:
- the LOC127863282 gene encoding tetraspanin-18-like, whose protein sequence is MEGLKCSRYLLIFVTTLIFLAGGAFLASGLFFKFNSGFLDKSVVTMFNTVQYSALPMGITCDALSYMMMGMGGLLIMVSMLGMCGALKAIKGCLWVFIVLAVIFIILEGMVIGLWLSVRTKADLWLRGQMLDLLKGYDGPTATDEISSGWNTLFMEARCCGVNALYADGGTNNDFTELPTSWVGGTDRVPASCCQGVTSSTVAVYVTSATCTTVPKNFYTEGCYTRVKFYIDMYSLVTIVAGGVAIVAEVLAIITACIVIDKKKGNQVSVIQANKPPPYVAIDNVISAKKAASHLHKKGNMN, encoded by the exons CTCGCTGGAGGGGCCTTTCTGGCGTCTGGACTTTTCTTCAAGTTTAACAGCGGTTTCTTGGACAAAAGCGTGGTCACAATGTTTAACACAGTTCAATACAG TGCCTTACCAATGGGGATCACCTGTGACGCACTGTCCTATATGATGATGGGGATGGGCGGCCTGCTGATCATGGTTTCAATGCTGGGAATGTGTGGTGCATTAAAAGCCATCAAGGGATGCCTCTGGGTG TTTATTGTTTTGGCCGTGATCTTCATTATCCTGGAGGGAATGGTGATAGGACTATGGCTCAGCGTGAGGACCAAG GCGGACCTTTGGCTGCGAGGACAGATGTTGGACCTTCTCAAGGGTTATGACGGACCCACGGCCACGGACGAAATATCCAGCGGTTGGAACACTCTCTTCATGGAG GCACGCTGTTGCGGAGTAAATGCCCTGTATGCGGACGGTGGAACTAACAATGACTTCACCGAGCTTCCAACATCGTGGGTTGGAGG AACGGATCGAGTACCCGCCTCCTGTTGCCAAGGTGTCACATCCAGTACCGTAGCCGTCTACGTCACATCCGCAACGTGCACGACCGTGCCAAAGAACTTCTACACAGAGGGATGCTATACACGAGTCAAGTTCTACATTGACATGTACAGCCTCGTGACCATCGTGGCAGGAGGTGTAGCCATCGTCGCAGAG GTACTTGCCATCATCACAGCGTGCATAGTGATCGACAAGAAGAAGGGAAACCAAGTCTCCGT caTTCAAGCCAATAAACCACCGCCTTATGTAGCGAT tgATAACGTAATATCTGCGAAGAAAGCCGCAAGCCATTTGCACAAAAAAGGGAATATGAATTAA